One stretch of Halobacillus litoralis DNA includes these proteins:
- a CDS encoding YhcN/YlaJ family sporulation lipoprotein, producing MKIKVLAIGLLAAGSLVACQAEQEAGDNGNYNGVENTSFERTADDMSENGQKANQYDNDRGMVHNTNYKVAKDAANRIEKNVDGVDRVYVLKTRDNAYVAAELDNPKGDKNEVSDEMEKQIKKAVKASDQDINNVYISTNPDFVDLTNNYVEDAQNGEPVKGFFREFGEMVDRIFPDQRS from the coding sequence ATGAAAATCAAAGTATTAGCCATCGGTCTATTAGCAGCTGGGTCTCTTGTGGCCTGTCAGGCAGAACAAGAAGCTGGTGACAATGGTAACTACAACGGAGTGGAAAATACAAGCTTCGAACGTACTGCTGATGACATGTCTGAAAATGGTCAAAAAGCGAACCAGTATGACAATGATCGCGGAATGGTTCATAACACGAATTACAAAGTAGCCAAGGATGCAGCAAATCGTATCGAAAAGAATGTCGATGGCGTGGATCGTGTTTATGTGTTGAAAACACGTGACAATGCCTATGTAGCGGCAGAGCTTGATAATCCAAAGGGAGACAAGAACGAAGTCTCTGATGAAATGGAAAAGCAAATCAAAAAAGCGGTTAAAGCATCGGATCAGGACATAAACAATGTTTATATTTCAACAAACCCAGATTTTGTTGACTTGACGAACAATTATGTAGAAGATGCGCAAAATGGTGAACCAGTCAAAGGATTTTTCCGTGAATTCGGAGAAATGGTTGACCGGATTTTCCCTGACCAACGCTCATAA